The nucleotide window GATTTGCGATACGGgctataaaataattactttgtattttcaACAGAACCAGAAAAATGTATATCTAGATAAAGTCATTCAGAATCTCTGTAGAAACCTGCTTCTAGATAAAAGCTAACTTTCTGAGTGGCACCACAAGAACCATAACCCATCAGGTTTTATGATCTTTCTTGCAGGCACCTCTTTAAAATTTATGGTTCAAAATTGATCAAACAGATACCTAAGCTCCATATAAAATTGTCACAGCAATCATTTTCTAATCTAGTAATTTGCTCTTGGATGTAAGTATTGGGGAGTCCATAGCTGACACAGACACAGAGTATAAAGTTTACTAACTCTGTGCTCTCAAGAGCAGGAGAAGTCAGATTTAGCCAAACAATGCATGtcatatttgttttttctgtgtattgcTATTTCATTCATACataaaaaaactattttaaatatagtttGCGTGACAGTCTGTTGTTCTCTCTGCcataaaactgattttctagGATACACTATTTGTCAGTGCctagaagacaaaaaaacatcTTGTAAAAGACAACAGAAGTCTGTCAAGACTAAATCATGACAGACCAATGTAACTCCTTCTGTAACAGGGTAACAGGATAACAGGTCTTTGCAGACACAGTTGTGTTTGCATGTCCTGTGAGAAATGCTGCTTGGAAGATGcaagtgaaaggaaaagttcaaaataaagaggcaaaaaaatggaaatggtgacctgaatggaaaatgaagaaagaattaGGACGAATTAACCTAAGGAGAGCAAAGAAAGATGACAGTCCCCCATAtcacaaggttcaacaaggccaagtgcaatcTGTTGCACCTGGGTCGGGACAACCTGCCATTTCAATAGAGGGTGGGGAACAAAGTGAtagagagcagtcctgcagagaaggatttgggatGCTGGttaatgaaaagctggacatgagctggcaatgtgtactcgcagcccagagggccaacCGTATCcacaggtcgagggaggggattatCCCTCAGTACTCCACTCTAgtgagaacccacctggagttcagttctggaatcccaaacataagaaagatatggaactgttggaacaggtccagaggaaggccatgaaagtgctggagcacctctgctgtgaggacaggctaagaaagttggaattgttcagcctggagaagagaaggtgccagggagaccttatagcagctttccggtacctgaagggggagtacaggaaagctggggagggacattttacaaaggcatgtagtgatagtatgagggggaatggcttttaattggatgggggaagatttggattaaagaataggaagaaattcttcaccatgagagtggtgaggcactggcataggttgctGAGGGAAGTtatgggtgccccatccctggaagtgttcaaggccaggttggatgggacatTGAGTAACCCGTTCTAGAAGgaagtgttcctgcccatggcagggaggggttggaactgaacAGTCCTTAAGATCTcctccaaaccaaaccattctatgattctatgaaattttgtTAAAGACTGtagaaaaataatggaataaCCTGTCATCAAGCCAGGCAAGTCTAGTTCGTTTACCTGTATTTGTCAGAAATAAGCTACCCCAATGATAGCTTGGTAATGGGATGAGGTGGTCTGAAGGAACACTATCTCAagcttcagtttcattttttggGAGGTCAGTAGGTGCTAACAGCTAGTGGCCCACCTGTGGAGCCTGTGCTTAATGATCAGATCTCTGACCGTCTTGATGGGCAGACAAATGGAAATGGAGTCTTAATATGTGAGactttttactgaattttacaAATCCGGCATGGAAAATTTCGTCATCAAGTGCATGAACCTGCCAGCATAAAACTGTACCCTGCAGTATAGTATATAGCATTCTCAACTGTTGCCCAGTGTTTACACTGGCTACAAGAAAACTTACTTTTCTGTTTAGGCTAGAACTCAAGGAAGTcaatttctttgctctttttttggctgctgctctttttttccatgtaggTCAGaaatttgtgttattttgttCTATATGTAAATACTCTTAAAATTGCTAATTGTGTATGGTGCTGGCTGAATCGACACCCATAAATTGTTACAGGATTTGAGCTTTCTAAGTTTATCTCATCACCTTGTTGTCATGGGTAACCATTACGACTCCTTGCATTGACAATAGGTCTGTAGCAACTGATTTAGGGATTATCTGCATATAAGACtccaaaacacaaatacaaacacaatATAATATCTTTTGCATTCCCTAAAAACCACAGTCACAGAAGAAGGCTTGTACGTATCTGGAATTGAATGAAAGGCATTCATGGAAATACAAGCGTATATGTGGAGAGAATATGTTACATGTCTGGTTTTTATGTTCCAGTAGGGTAGAAATCCTAATTTCCATTACAACAGTCATTTTATGGACTCTGATTACATTGTCAAAGGTGTGTACAGCAAGCTGCATCCAGCCCTCCTCTTTTTctaacagatttattttccactaATTTGATGTGTCTCAGGTTCTTCCTCCCATCCTTGGAGGAAAGGATGTCTTTACCTTCAGGTAGGACCAGTTCAACAGAACCACGTGTTTGGGAGAGGAGCCATACTGTGAAATCTGTATTGTACATTAATATTCCCCATGAAGCCTCAACAATTGTCTCAGCTGCTTCCTCAGGATAAGGAGCAGAATCCCTGAGGTCAATCCCTCAACTCAGTCTTCACACAAAATAACTAAATTTTAACCATCTGAGgctggaaatttttattttcctccactTTCTAAGCTGAATTTGTTAACATTTGGAAGGGAGTGTTTTGTCTAGTGGTAAAACACAGGGCTAGAATCAGGCTTTGAGATTCAGTCTGAAGTTTAGGAACAGTAACAAGCCTCAGGACAGCATTCAAGAACACATGGGATGGATTATCTTTTAAGGTTATAAGATATAGGTTATAAGACCCAAGACTGAAGAAGATACTTTACAGTTAACTGAAGTTCAGCATTGCTAAATTGTAAAAAAATGGAGATTAATAGTAAGATCTAGCTCTTAATATCGCTGTTAGGTTTGATAGggaaatgaagaaggaaaaatatcatcAAAGATGCAAGGTAATGCAAAGCTACACAAACCACATATCCAGTCAATTTCACTATACAGAATCACCAATGGCCACCCCCTTTGCAGGGTGAAATTAATGCCAATCAGTTGCAGGCTTGTACTACGGATGAactcaaatgaaaaatcagcttCTATGCAGTCCACTCTAATATAGCTTAGGGCTACTATTACAGTTTTGTGCATATTTATGATATTAAAACATTATGTGCAAAACTGTCATATTCAAGTAGATTTGTAACAAATTTGCATACACAtataaagccttttaaaaagtgatttggGGAAACCTTAAGGAATCAAATCTGTTTGAATATTTTCCAATTGTTGCTCAAGTTTTAAAAGTATGTCATTTTAGATCTTGgtttaaaaataccaaattcTGATGATtataaggcttttttttaacatatatatGCAAATCAGACATATGTATTGGACAAGAAGTACTACAATTTGTCTGGGGAATTGTAgttccagaaaaataataagtatttgttttctaataaagtaataaaacttGGGTTCCTCTGACATTTGCTACATTTTTATAGCCAGTGCTATTTCTACACATTAGCACTGTGGGGACagaataacttttttaaaaagagatgaggaggaggaaggaaaaacagagatcCAGAAAAACATGAAGCATCTACAGCTTCTGGCTTATGAAGTTAGTTAACAACATGTTGTTTTTCATCCGTGCTGTATAGATTAGAACAACTAGTAAAAGAAAAGCCCTTTAACAaaggagttaaaaaagaaaagaacctCAGCAGACTCTCTGGTTAATTTCTGAAGGAGAccaaaatattgtttattattATCGTGCCAAGTTTACATTtgtgtgatttattttcttggacCTAGTCACTGAGgtttagtaaaaataaagatttttctttaacaaaaataacactTCTTGGATGATAGGTAGGTGAAAGAAGGAGACAGTCAGATCATAGTGGAATAGACACCTAAGTGAGTTTGAATGTTCAGAAAGAATAATGGCTTCAATATATGGTGACAGTCTCACATGACCGTAACATAATTTCTCTGTCCTAAGCTACACTGCCTTGGAGACAAGGAATTTCTTGTAAGTGGGAGAATTCATCAgcaggaagaaagtaaaaagaaagacgCATGTTTATACCAGTATAAAGTTTTTGGCTCATCTCATGTTATCCTGTCTTCAGTTCCTTTGCATCCTACAGCACTTAGTTTGAGAATAAACATTCTGAGTTGAGTCATCTCTGATaccattttatttcagcttattATGAGTCTGGGCTAAAGCCAACCACAAAATTTAGTTCTGGGCTAAGTTTCTAAACCCTTCTGTTTCAAGTCTCTCTTTTAAGAGAACCATATGTGGAGGTGGTTCTTCAGCATTTTCCGAAACACCTTTCATGTTTCAAGGAGTAATCTTTACCAACAgatctttttcagaaaacaagcagaacGTATACcgtgaaaaaaatctgtcagatAATGGCAATGACTTTGATTAAGGGTTACCAGTGAAATAATTCTGGAGGTGCCCCAGGTTTCCCATCTCTGCTGGAACGTCCTCAGTAATGAGGAAGACTCCCATACCTGTCTGTGATGGCTCACTACAAGCAACAGACATGGCTTTGGGCCCTGCAGCTACTCCTCAGGGGTGGAAGGAAGCATTTGGCAGGTCGGTGCTTCCTGCACAGAAGATCACAGGTCACTGCTGATTCTCCAGTAAGTGTCCTTTGCTTAAGCCAGCAGTGCTTTTGGCAGTCATAGGAGTAGCAAGGGAAGGTGGTGTCTCACATGACTTCCTACTAGGGCTGTGTTGCACTGCTACGTGCTGTGTGCTACATGGCTCACCATCTGTAACCAGGGAAACCTGTCTTCTGCTCAAGGAACTCTGTTCCCTGATGCCCTCTGCAAGGAGCTCTCCCTCCTCAGGAGGCGACAAACTGCCAAAATCCAACTGAAACGTAGCAGAAAAGTCTCCTTGAGTCCACACACAACCTCACTGATTTTACTTCCCTATAGATTTCCTACTTTAAGACCCCAGGAGACTGAAATTATGCCTCCTACCAGTCTAGCCTCGAAATCTTGTTACTAAGCTGGGCATGAAAAAACTTCCTGTTCCTAGgataatgtaaaataaaataaaaacaaacagaaaaccaaacatctTGAACCTCTCATGAAATCTTGATGAAAATCCATGCAAAGAATGTAGCACTTTCGTGTCAAttgaagtgtttcattttaatgtctatgtgtgaaaagaaacaactcATATGCTTCCGTAccacaatttcttctttcaaaatgacTGCTAGGAAACCTTCAAATCTCATAACATAAAGACTAGTACTAGGctagtttttaatttatttttttaaaatgagaaattgttCCTTTAGCAGATAAATGTGAATTTTCTGATGAAACTCTGTGTAGTTTTGCTCATATTTAATCACTCTCAGAGTGCATGAGGGTGAGATCACAGTGGGGACAGTGAAGTTGCAGATGGAAGCAACACGCAGAACTGGCATCGTTCCCATGGAAAGGGATGAGGTTACAGGAAGAGGAGCCAGCTAGATAGGCTGGTAGCCCTATCCCCTTCCCAAATCTGATGGCTGGTGTGCTGACAGTgcatttttccacagaaaagaaacaacttaaGTCTGACGCGCACTGTGAAGTTAACTATTATTTCTCCTTCTGGTGACTGTAAATACACTTTCACTTTCTTCTGCTCATTCCATGTCCAGTAACTCGCCCTCTTTCCACCACTTCAGGTGTTGTATTCCCTTACTCTCCACGGCTGGGTCGTTACAACTTAAATTTCCATGAGGCTCAGCGAGCATGTCTGGACCAAGATTCTGTCATTGCCTCCTTTGACCAGCTCTATGATGCCTGGAGGTCCGGGCTGGACTGGTGTAATGCTGGCTGGCTCAGTGACGGCTCCGTGCAGTACCCCATCACCAAGCCCAGGGAGCCCTGCGGAGGGAAGAACACGGTGCCTGGAGTCAGAAATTACGGGTTCTGGGATAAAGATAAAAGCCAATATGATGTATTCTGTTTCACATCAAACTTTAACGGTAAGAGTCTTTCTCAGTCCTGCCATGTAAACAGGTATTTCTTCACATAGGAAAGAAATTCCAGTGGGAGAAAGTGCCATTTGATTTGTCAAATTTATGTTAGATTTGGATAATGTTATTGCAGAATTTACAAGCAAGCATGTAGAGTAAAGTTGTCTTTGCTATATATTCACGTAGATAATTTTTACAACTCAGAACTTGTATTGGCAGTATTTATATGTACTTTCTTTAACGCTGGTATTTGCCCAGTTTATTTCAGTTACAGCGATGGAGAAACCTGCAGCTCATTAATAGAGCATTCCTGTTGAATCAAAGTATAATTACGatgttttctaatttaaatataaCACCAAAAGGAAAGTATGATCACCACTTCATCTCTGTTGTTGTGTGAAGCAGGTCCTGCTTATGTATCAGGTCTAATATGACTAATATTTTCTTATCAGCAAAGCTATTTCTAGCCTTATGCTTAATAATTCAGATTCCTGATCTTAGAGAAATGCCAAAACTCTGTTCACTTTTGTTGAGCTTGATCTGCTCTAAACATTATTTTAGCGACTGCAAACTTTTATGCAAATAGTTGATGTTACCTTAGGTATGAAATTATCTCAGCTTGCTATCATTTCAGGTTTAATCTAATGGCTGAAAAGGATTTAGAAAGCATGGGTGTGAATGAGAGGAATGCTGCAAATGAACGTGTGCAAAAGAAGTCTACAATTCTCTGCAATATCATACTTGTGGATAATTGCTATGCAACTTTGCACATGTTTGGCCTGCAGCCCACCCAGAGCAAAAAGCATGGCCTCTTTTGTTTATGCACAGATTGCTTATCCACtatgaaatatttgttgttcTACAGCACaccaaaaaataaacataagcCCTGCCCTCGGAAGATACATTCAGGTGTTAAGTCTGTTCCACACTGTTAAAATCCCCCTCGCCCCCCCCAACCAACAATATCAGAACATAGATTGGACGCAGTCTGAAACAAAATTTAGCTGATTTATCGTGCtacataatttcagaaaatgcaagctcatttttttcttactttatttaTCAAAGACGAAATCCAGTATGAGCTCATGTCTTATATGCAGATTTAACCTTGTACTACAGAAAtcacactgaaaaatacttttttttttaaaaaaaggaaaaataattaaaatatgataGCTTCACTATATAAAGTGCTTGCAGAGTAAATGTCTGTAAGTACATCACTAATCACTAATCACTACCCTTTTCTATACTTGCAGCTGGACAATATCTCttaaggaaagagagaaattaattctgggaaaaaaaaaagaactgacaGGTAAATGTGCACTGATACAGcaagggacagagagagagaaggaataaTGAGGTAAAATGAGGATAAGGTACACAGGTAGTAAAGAAGTCAAAGAATAGACACTAAAATCAATCTCATTCTTGCTGAGTCTGTTAAAATGACCTGCAAGACAGAACACTACACAGCAATAGGATGGTACATAGAGCTGAGCACCCTCTTCTAGCTCCCTACAAATCAGTGCCATGTAAGTCTGCTAAAGCGTCAGCAGAAAATCTGAGCTTTGCTTCTCTCAGCATCCATTTCCTTAGCCACCAGCTCACAAGTTTACATTATCCTCACATGTCCCTGCTGTATTGTCCACTATTCATGTCCCAAGCTTACCTTAATACCCAAAACAATCCCAGTCACTCTTGCAAAATGCGGCTTCCTATTTTCAGCTCAACACTTCAGATAGCTTGCGTACGCTAGACAGCATACTATAGCTTTCTCACTGTAAAGGGGAAAGCTTATAACAACATATTTTGCCACCAAGTTGCAATTGCCAAAGACAGTGGCTGACACAGGGCTATTTCTGCAACACCCAATATTGATTCTCTCAGCTCAGGAACAGCCAAGAAAAATTAGAAGTGGTCAGAACACCATGCATTTCCAGTGGTGGCAGAGGGTGCCTGATGGTATGAAACAGAGAAGCCTTCAGCTTTATTCAAGGGAGCTGGAAAAACACCAAAGGCCCCAGGGTCAGGGGACTATGAaaggagccaaaaaaaaagataatctcAAAGACTGTCTCTAAAGAGAGCTGCTATGAAGAAACAGAGTCAGTAAGGTTTAGATTTCTGCTAACTAGGTTCTTTTTAGGGAATGAAATAGCCCAAATACACTATGACCTCAGAGATTATtaaaagaggggggggggggctgaatTTTAAATAGCTCAGCAGTCAAAGCTAAACAGTCTATGTCTATAATACATGCAaaacttggggttttttatctGAAGAATAaaggaacaaaacaacaaagttACAGCCAGACATTAaggtgaaaaaatgaaaaaacagccATCAATGCAGTGAGTCCAAATACAAGTTCAGTGTTTTCACCCTGGAACTGTTGAACCCCATCTCTGATGCCATGAATACACCAAAAAtactggttaaaaaaaaggtggaatGTTATACCACTAGAGAAGGATGCTGCATGATTTCCCTTTATCTGTACAGGGAACTTGTTTTAGCAGTTTGTctgtaatacaaaataaaatactctcAGTAATTACCCTCTATAGTATCTTTTCTTAGTGTAATGTAACTGCAGTactcaaatattttgttctgtgtaTATAACTGCATCATATGCAAATTTTTCTGTTGGTTCATAGAAGAACTGTTTATGTTTTGTGCCTGTGCAGGCAAAGCCAAaaccttgaaaatatttcatatactTTGTAAAGAGTAGTACCAGCAATTTAGAAACTTATAAGAATATACAATGATGTATTTCATAGAACAACACAAAGAGTAACATTAGCATAATGCTATCCATTAAATCCATCAAAATATTGTGAAACaacataaattttcttcttgtataGGTGCAGATATTGAATGGCAACATGTTTCTCAGCTGCCTTTCGAAATCCTTCTGGTTGACAAAGACTACTAAAAATGAACATACACAATTGGGGTGTATCTCTCTTAAATTTGGCAATTTCATGCTGGAATTTTGTGATGTCTGagggctcagctctgcttcctcagctgatttctccttcagttttccttctcagtGGTAGACACTTCAGACCATGTTCTCTTTAGAAAAGCTAAACATTTCTGCCTGGTGTGGTGGGAAAACATAGCACCATCCAGAGGTTTGCAAGGGCTGCAGGCATCTGAATTTCTCTTCCTGCCTTGAAATGAAGAGGGATGCCCCTTTTCCATATACTCCCCCAGAAGCTCAGTTTTGGCTTTTATGCACTGGCTTGGAGGAATAAGTGCAGATGAATCCTTCTGTTGCAGTCATCCACACAGAGCCGAAAAGGCATGGGACAAAGAACATCTGGTAGTACACCTGAATGATTATTCTTTGCTCAATTTTGAGGAGTTTCAGGGGGAGAAACATGAGTTTCAAAAAAAGCTTATGGGGATCTTTTGTACTGGCAACTGTTAAGTGAGCTAAATATATAAGCATATCTAGCAGCTTCTCTACAATTAAGcattctcaaagaaaaaaatattataagtGGAGTTTGTATTACAATTTCTGCTTATTAACATGTACTTTGGTACATATTTTGCACGCAGAACCACGGTACATAATTGATTTCTAATCAGTTCTAGCAGAATCAAGGAAAAATCTCATGGTAACAgagttaaaaatatgttttaggaattgttttaaaagtgcAGCTCTGCACAGTAGTATATATGATAAACTAACCACTTCCACCATTTATGGAGAAGTGTGTAGAAAGTCGACTCTGAATTATTGCATGCTGACTGCTCATTTGactttttcagaatgttttattgCTGAGAATGTGTAGACGTTGTtccaaaaagagaaacaaacacaccctaaataaaattacatattcTTTCTTAGAAATGGTTGCTTCACAGGCACCGAAGTTTCTGCTGACATTGGGAGAATGGAAGAGgatttttagaaattattccCAAATATTTAATGTAACAATTCAAAATCATTTACCTGAGATAATCACTACACTTATCAGGACCTTGTGattaaaagaatggaaaatatatCACCTCTCACAATTTTTTAAGATATTATTCAACTTTGAGGAACAATGGCCTCACTCAAGTTTTTAGTGTTGCTGTAGGATATACTGAACCAAGCCTGCTAAGCAGATGACAAAGCCTACGTGTTATGCAAGCCACGGATGTAACCTGCTGGCTGTTGAGAATACCTTTTATGGCCATAAGAGAACACAAATTAGAGCAGTTTGTTCTTCATACAGTAAAACaacttaaacattttctgtggcAATAAACATTTTGGCATTCATGTTGACTGTTGGCTGCAAAGGGAGTCCTGCACTCAGCATTCCTCCTACACATGCTGCCACCCAGCCAGCAGAGTTTGCTGCTCAGCTGCCCCTGAACAGCATCCAAGGCACGACGCTTAGCAAGAGGCTGCCACAGCAAACCACTAAGCTGTGCCAGAAGTAGTCTCAGGTCTGAGCCTAAGTGTTTACATTCACGATGGCTGGCTGAAAGTGAAGATATCCTTTCTGAGCACTCTGCCAAGAGCCCTCTTTTGAAAGCACGAacattttcctgcagaaagcaaCAAATGAGATGGTACTACCTTTCTGTGTCCCTGAAGATCATGACTCACTGTCTAATACACCCAGCTGCAATACAGAAACTTACTATTAAATCCCTAAATTCACAAGTAAGCTTGGAAAATCTCCAAGGGTGGTACCTCCCTCAAACTCCCGCAATCACAATGGTGTAGGTCAGATGctccagctttcatttttaagctattttaTAATGTGAAAAACCTTAAAATAGCTATTATAATTAGGGTTTGATTAGGTTTGCGTAAACCCTTTGCCCCATGATTTGGATGTGAGAACTCAAATCATGCATGCTCATCCTCTGTAGGAGTGACCCAACTATCAGCCATTAGTGAGAGAGAGAGTTAAtacctccttctccttccacatCAATTAATAAACATTAAGTTTGAGCAGTTAGGTTCCCTGCTGACCAATTGTCAGGGGAAGCCATGCAAATCTGTACTGAGTTTAttaacagaattttatttaatcaGGCACTCTGGATACACATTGCACCCCTATGGGGTTTACTATTAAAGTTCTCCTATTCAGGGAAGGGGTAGAATATATGAGATTTTATTATTGATGTCATGTTTCATGACCCTACGCAAATCCCTAGGAAATTACACTTCATTGACATATGGTTTGAAGAGTAACGAATAAACTAGGTGAAGATTACATACCATCAGTCCAAATCCCTTTTCCCCTAAGTCAGAAGTCCTGTTTGCTTTAGGGAAACCTCTTAATAACATAGTAGAAACAGGTTTCCACTTAATAAACACTCTTTTTAGCAACACCTTGTAAATGCTCTCAAGTTGCTGAAATGGAGTGAGCATGCATTTTACAAAAGGGTAGATTATCTGCTTTCAACCGTTTTCTGTGGTAACACTATAGATACTGTCTctgacagaaatgaaatattttgaagtttctTCTCAACTACAGCTGCcttttgtaaatgtaaatgccttttttttagaATGTTCTTGTCATGATACACAATTTCCAACCTTTACACAAAGTTAATTTAGTTATCTCTATTTTGTCATGTGATCTGAAAtttcttcatttggaaaaaagctatgttttttcttcactgacagtGTAATCTTAGTTAAGAAGCAAAGAGTGTGCTCTGGAATTGGAAGATCCCCACATGAAcaaatttctttgattttagcTATCTTGCACCTTACAGAACAGTCAGattgaaaatatgaatttattcagaaattattattcCCTCAAACACTATTCCTCTGCAGTCCACTTCTACCTTGCACTTGGTTAATTTTCAGATCAGTCATGACAAATAACCTAAACTATAATGAATGAAAGGTTTACAAAGATTTTATATTGCCTTGGTAAATGAAATTAGTGTTAGTGTTATTGCTGCACATGGATTAGTAAATGAGAGACTTCCTTCCGAGCTTAATTTACTGCAGTATGTTTTCATTATCTTGCAAGGGAGGCATATTTTTCTTAGTAACACTATCAGTTCTATGCCATCTTATGGTGAGGATAAACCCTTTGTTGcctaaaaagaaacagagctaCAGAACTGCTGTGCCTAGCTTTGGTGCTGCTAATGAAGGCTCAGGACAGACATGGTTTTGATCTACCGCAGGGTCAAACTCTGCTTCTGAGGAGCTGTGCAGTATCTCAGCtttcttacagagaaaaaaaaaaataaattaataaatcgTGCTTGTACTTAATGAGAAACAAAGTCACTGCCTTGTCAGAGAGTAAAACTGCCTGTGCTACATCCAGGCAACCCTCATCCAAATGTTATCAAAGGCAGATCCTGTTAATGCCGTGCTTCTGAGAGGAAAATTCATGAGGGTTTTAAGCTAATGCTGGAAGCATAAAGTAAAAGTGTGCTGCTTCAGACATTTAActgatttctcttctctgaCAGTAAGCTACAGCTGCATGAgatttctttcatctgaaatcTACAGACATTTCACTAGATTGCCATTGGCACCTTGTTGGTAAACACATCTGACACCATGAACTTAAACGCAGAACAAGGGACCTCCTCAGAATCCCAGGGTGTCTTCCATCATCCTTCTCACCTagcctttttcttccagtttttctaCCTCAGATGACTATAAACTGCAACAGTTCATTTAGCACTGAATGCAGGTGACAGTAGGGGTGCCATGTCATACTAAATTAGCAGAAATAAATGTAGTGttactttttttgttcaaatattctgttttcattacatgcctttttttcctctcctattATTTATCAACTCActatacaaaaaaattaagatatttttaacaaTGCAACATCCAAATGGCACAGACACAAATGAACCACTGTTTCTCCTCAAAAGCCACCACTACATTATCACGTTATCTTAAGCATGCTGTTAATgactgtttttccctttttctcttacTAGGTCGTTTTTACTACCTAATTCACCCAACCAAGCTGACCTACGATGAGGCGATTCAGGCATGTGTGAAGGATGGAGCTCAGATTGCTAAAGTTGGCCAGATATTTGCTGCCTGGAAGCTCCTGGGGTATGACCGCTGCgatgctggctggctggctgacGGCAGTGTCCGCTACCCAATCTCTAGGCCAAGAAAACGCTGCAGTCCTAATGAAGCAGCAGTTCGCTTTGTAGGCTTCCCTGATAAAAAACACAAGCTGTATGGTGTCTACTGTTTCAGATCATACAACTGAAAATACCTAGAGCACAGAAGTTTTAAATTC belongs to Cuculus canorus isolate bCucCan1 chromosome Z, bCucCan1.pri, whole genome shotgun sequence and includes:
- the HAPLN1 gene encoding hyaluronan and proteoglycan link protein 1 — encoded protein: MKMKSLLFLVLISVCWAEPHPDNSSLEHERIIHIQENGPRLLVVAEQAKIFSHRGGNVTLPCKFYHEHTSTAGSGTHKIRVKWTKLTSDYLKEVDVFVAMGHHRKSYGNYQGRVFLRESSENDASLIITNLILEDYGRYKCEIIEGLEDDTAVVALNLEGVVFPYSPRLGRYNLNFHEAQRACLDQDSVIASFDQLYDAWRSGLDWCNAGWLSDGSVQYPITKPREPCGGKNTVPGVRNYGFWDKDKSQYDVFCFTSNFNGRFYYLIHPTKLTYDEAIQACVKDGAQIAKVGQIFAAWKLLGYDRCDAGWLADGSVRYPISRPRKRCSPNEAAVRFVGFPDKKHKLYGVYCFRSYN